A region from the Hydra vulgaris chromosome 10, alternate assembly HydraT2T_AEP genome encodes:
- the LOC100211676 gene encoding NADH dehydrogenase [ubiquinone] 1 alpha subcomplex subunit 8, producing MEALDIKKIETEELPATSSVLYAGAHHLGNYCKQDFTTFIQKRYETKDPRATLEEGKKVTECALEFFRKLRKDCNKEFTDHWKCIDYNNHHFGLCRKTQAVYDDCVFKNFNLTSDQPIHLTGAE from the exons aTGGAAGCGTTAGACATCAAGAAGATAGAAACAGAAGAACTACCTGCTACTTCCTCTGTATTATATGCTGGTGCTCATCATTTAG gtaaCTACTGTAAACAagattttacaacttttatccAAAAGAGATATGAAACAAAAGATCCAAGAGCCACTTTAGAAGAAGGAAAGAAAGTGACCGAGTGTGCGCTCGaattttttagaaagttaaGAAAGGATTGCAATAAAGAGTTCACTGATCATTGGAAGTGCATAGACTACAATAACCATCACTTTGGGTTGTGTAGGAAAACGCAAGCGGTTTATGATGACTgcgtgtttaaaaattttaatcttacAAGTGATCAACCTATTCATCTGACAGGAgctgaataa